The nucleotide window CTTTTAACGTGCTCCACTATATGACATACTAAGTCTTCCTCTAATTTTATAATATCATACTCGTCATCTATGAAAGACATTTCAACGGCTATGCCACGATGCTCGCACAAGTGTCGAGCAGTATACGATTTTTCAGCTCTCCAGCTAGGGCCAATTTCGAAGATTTTCTCAAAACCGCCAATCATCAATAACTGTCTGTGTAACTGGGGGTCCTGCCTAAGAAAAGCCTGTTTTCCAAAATATTCAACTTCGAATACTTCAGCTCCTCCCTCCGAAGCTCCTCCTATCAAAGCAGGAGTAAAAACTTGTATGAAACCGTGTTCCCTGAGATAGTCTTCAGCCGCCTCGACGATCGAAGCTTGTATCTTAAAAATTGCAAAATTTTCTCGTTTTCTTAAATCTAACGGTCGCCAATCGAGACGTGTGGGTAGTAAAGCTTGGGTAATACCAGTAACGTCGATTGGAAGGGGCTGCTTGGCTCTAGATATAATTTTTAGATGTGAAGGTTTGATTTCTCGTCCAACCTTGGAAATAGTGTCTGAGACCTCTGAACCCTTAACCTCTATCACATCCTCCAAGTTCAGGGTTTTTGCAAGTTTAAAAAGCTTCTCATTCTCAGACTTTTTAAACGTAACTTGCACAAACCCTTTCCTATTCCTTAAAATCACAAATAATATCTTCCCGACAGGCCTTATGGAGTGAACCCAACCCTTCTCGATAGTCTCAGCCATGCAATCACCAAATAACGTATTGAAATAAGCTAAAGCTAATTAAATTTTATTATATTCCAGTATAGAGCATTGATATGGCATTTTATGTGTTACCTATGTAAAGTGGTGAAAACATCGGAAATCTCAAAAATATGTAAAAGATATCGCTAAAAAGTTTAAAAACGTAAGAAAGTGAGTTATTTCTATCCTGCCTTATCACTCATGTCCTATGCTAAAGCGGCGAAATGCAGTTTAATCCTCAACTGTTATAGCGCTTTCTGGACAAACTGATTCGCAGGCATGACATCCTAAGCAATCATCAGCGTTTACGACGTGTGCCTTGCCGTCTTTAAGTTCTAACACTCCTGAAGGGCAGGTTTCGACGCAAGTACCGCATCCTGTGCATTTTTCCAAATCGATTATAGGTTGGGGCATAGTTTCACCAGCAATATATCACAAAACAACATATATAAAAATTTTATAGCTAATAGAGGCAGTCTCCCACTTTAATAATAGCGTATCCAGATTATATAAATAAAATAATATTATGTTAATTTAGAAATGATTTTATTTAAACGCTGGTATTACGTTTTCGCCTATTAAGCGCAGAGCCTTTTTCTTTTTTGCTCCAAGCGGCGAGCCGAAAACTACGTGAGTTACTCCAATGTTAAGCAGTTCTTTTATTGATTTTATACAGTCCTCAGGCGTTCCATATATCGAGAATGCCTTAACCATATCCTCGGTTACATTTTTGAATGCCTTCTTGAAGTCTCCACGGGCTAGAGCTATATCTAGCTTTTCTAGCTTTTCACTAGCAGCTTCTTTAATTATACCCATAGCATATTCAAAATCTTTGGGATTTGAAGCATTTATCAAGATTCCATCTCCTATCTTGCTAGATAATTTAAGCATCTTAGGTCCTTGCGCTCCAATATATATCGGAATTTCGTGCGCTGGCTTAAAAGATAAGCGCGCATCTTTCATTTTCAAAAATCTGCCTTCAAAAGTTACAGCTTCTCCATTCAATAGTCTTCTAATAGTCTGAACGCTCTCTTTTATAGCTGTCAAGGGGATTTTTTGAGGTATAGAAAGTTTTTCTAAGGTAACTTTATCGCCCGCTCCTATTCCTAATAAAGCTCTACCGCCCGATACTTCATCTAATGAAGCTATTGCAGATGCTGTATTGAAAGTCGGAGCTGTGGAAACCGCGCCTAATCACGTCAAAGAAAAAGTTCTTTCTTTCCCTGATTGTTGCGAGAATGGGTGTACCCTAGTCATAAAAAAGAAAAAAGATGAGCGGTTTTTGCTTGATATCGAGGATGGAGACACCAGAGATAGGATTTACGGTTTAGCCGTAGATATTGGAACTACGAAAATAGTTGCTTATCTTGTAGATTTAAATACGGGAGCTGTTTTATGTAGGGAATCAGAATATAATGGTCAGCTTGTTTACGGAGAAGATGTGGTATCAAGAATATCTTATGCGATGGAGAAAGAGCAAGGATTGTCGCTGCTTCAGAAAGCTGCTATAAGAACTATAAATAACTTAATAGATAGGCTGGCTTCGCGGAACGACTTAGAAAAATCCCAGATATATGATGTTTGCGTTGCGGGGAACACAGTAATGACTTATCTTTTCGTCGGTATAGATCCTTCGCCTCTACTAAAAACTGATATAGAAGTACCAAGAAATCCTTACGTTTTAGAAGCGGAGGAACTGGAAATAAACGTTAATCCCCGTGCTAGCGTTTACTGCTTGCCTTGCGTGAGTAGGTTTCTAGGCGGAGATGCTATTGGAGACGTTTTAGTATCAGGTATGGCGGAATCTCCGGAAATATCCTTGCTAGTAGACATCGGGACTAATGTGGAAGTTGTTCTTGGTAGTAATGGATGGTTCTTAGCTACCACGGCCGCTGCTGGGCCAGCGTTTGAGGGCTGGGGTATAAGGTTTGGCATTAGATCGGTTGAAGGTGCGATCGACAAGGTAAGAATTAACCCGGAAACTTTAAAAGCTGAGTATACGGTTATAGGCGGCGGCAAGCCTAAGGGAATATGTGGTTCTGGATTGATAGATCTTCTAAGCGAATTATTCAGGAATGGAATAATAGATAGTCTTGGTAAGATAAATAGGAAGATAAGCTCTCCATATATTAGGCTAGGCTATGATGGCTACGAGTACGTCGTAGCTCCTAAAAAAGAAACCTCTATCGGAAAAGATATTGTTATAACGGAGAAGGATATTGCGAATTTAATAGATTCCAAATCTGCGGCTTGTGCCGCGATAGCTGTTTTGCTCAAAAAAATGAGGCTATCAGTTGAAGATATTACAAGAGTCTTTATTTGCGGTGCATTTGGTAGTTATATGGATCCGAATAGCGCGACTGCTATTGGACTATTGCCGGAATTTCCCAATGCGAAGATTATATACTTGGGCAACGGCTCCGTGGCAGGAGCCTACTTGACGCTGGTTTCTACCAGGTATAGGGATAAAGCTGAGGAAATTGCAAAATTAATGGCGTATTTTGATTTGTTGAAAGATGCTGATTTCATGGATGAATACTTAGCTGGTTTCGTGCTGCCTGGCAAAAAGGAATTATTCCCAACTTGGCGGGAGTCGAGCCGAAAAATAAAAAAATTACGTTAATATTCTGCTTAGTAAATTGCATTCTGCAAATTTTATGTATATCATTACAATCATACTTAT belongs to Thermoproteales archaeon and includes:
- a CDS encoding LLM class flavin-dependent oxidoreductase; the protein is MASLDEVSGGRALLGIGAGDKVTLEKLSIPQKIPLTAIKESVQTIRRLLNGEAVTFEGRFLKMKDARLSFKPAHEIPIYIGAQGPKMLKLSSKIGDGILINASNPKDFEYAMGIIKEAASEKLEKLDIALARGDFKKAFKNVTEDMVKAFSIYGTPEDCIKSIKELLNIGVTHVVFGSPLGAKKKKALRLIGENVIPAFK
- the aspS gene encoding aspartate--tRNA(Asn) ligase, translating into MAETIEKGWVHSIRPVGKILFVILRNRKGFVQVTFKKSENEKLFKLAKTLNLEDVIEVKGSEVSDTISKVGREIKPSHLKIISRAKQPLPIDVTGITQALLPTRLDWRPLDLRKRENFAIFKIQASIVEAAEDYLREHGFIQVFTPALIGGASEGGAEVFEVEYFGKQAFLRQDPQLHRQLLMIGGFEKIFEIGPSWRAEKSYTARHLCEHRGIAVEMSFIDDEYDIIKLEEDLVCHIVEHVKRRNREDLELLGVTLETPRRPFPILEFPEIYEILEKMGKKIPYGEDYDRESEILLWKYVKKKYDNDFFFVNRFPFAVKPFYVMRVDEEPFWARSVDLLYKGLELSSGGQREHRYDKIIEQALEKGISLESIEWFAEHFKYGAPPHGGFNIGIERLTMQLLNIRNIREATLFPRDPERLLP
- a CDS encoding 4Fe-4S binding protein, which translates into the protein MPQPIIDLEKCTGCGTCVETCPSGVLELKDGKAHVVNADDCLGCHACESVCPESAITVED
- a CDS encoding DUF4445 domain-containing protein: MKVGAVETAPNHVKEKVLSFPDCCENGCTLVIKKKKDERFLLDIEDGDTRDRIYGLAVDIGTTKIVAYLVDLNTGAVLCRESEYNGQLVYGEDVVSRISYAMEKEQGLSLLQKAAIRTINNLIDRLASRNDLEKSQIYDVCVAGNTVMTYLFVGIDPSPLLKTDIEVPRNPYVLEAEELEINVNPRASVYCLPCVSRFLGGDAIGDVLVSGMAESPEISLLVDIGTNVEVVLGSNGWFLATTAAAGPAFEGWGIRFGIRSVEGAIDKVRINPETLKAEYTVIGGGKPKGICGSGLIDLLSELFRNGIIDSLGKINRKISSPYIRLGYDGYEYVVAPKKETSIGKDIVITEKDIANLIDSKSAACAAIAVLLKKMRLSVEDITRVFICGAFGSYMDPNSATAIGLLPEFPNAKIIYLGNGSVAGAYLTLVSTRYRDKAEEIAKLMAYFDLLKDADFMDEYLAGFVLPGKKELFPTWRESSRKIKKLR